The Bacteriovorax sp. Seq25_V genome window below encodes:
- the tsaE gene encoding tRNA (adenosine(37)-N6)-threonylcarbamoyltransferase complex ATPase subunit type 1 TsaE: protein MSLELSDVRSWKKVYENDLDNIIIELKEAVKTPSVIVLEGVVGAGKTTFTKKFIDQKSSTTSPSYSIINEVDNIVHADFYRLENRDEIIHLEIPLYLEGKDFFLIEWGREYLNDLVREVGEGFNFYLLEITMNELKSAEEFPSRNFFFKQIKI from the coding sequence ATGAGTCTTGAACTGTCAGATGTTCGCTCTTGGAAAAAAGTTTACGAAAACGATCTTGATAATATTATTATTGAATTAAAAGAAGCCGTTAAAACACCGTCTGTGATTGTACTCGAAGGTGTAGTGGGCGCAGGTAAAACAACTTTTACAAAAAAATTTATTGATCAAAAATCATCTACGACTTCTCCTTCATATTCAATCATTAACGAAGTTGATAATATTGTTCATGCAGATTTTTATCGTCTCGAAAATCGTGATGAAATCATTCATTTAGAAATTCCTCTTTATCTTGAAGGAAAAGATTTTTTTCTTATTGAATGGGGAAGAGAATATTTAAATGATTTGGTTCGCGAAGTAGGAGAAGGTTTTAATTTTTATCTCTTAGAAATAACGATGAATGAATTAAAAAGTGCAGAAGAATTTCCATCGCGAAACTTCTTTTTTAAGCAGATTAAAATATAG
- a CDS encoding pyridoxine 5'-phosphate synthase, with translation MISKLGVNIDHVATLRQQRDEGYPSLVDAADATLRAGANQITIHLREDRRHIQDTDVQAVLLVTRKFGVPLNLEMGCSREIAEIAVASSPEWICLVPEKREEKTTEGGLDLSDANLSKVKETMEYLKENIPGVKISLFVEASEETMKRSLELKADAVEIHTGQYAKAFLEGEDIAEYLEKFKSAYDLVKDSSMLFHAGHGLTLESVVPLLELKIFREYNIGHWIIAQSIFEGIDSVTKKFLDLFSKYPM, from the coding sequence ATGATAAGTAAATTAGGTGTAAATATTGATCACGTCGCAACTCTAAGACAACAAAGAGATGAGGGATATCCAAGTCTTGTGGACGCTGCTGATGCAACATTAAGAGCTGGGGCGAATCAAATTACCATTCACTTAAGGGAAGATAGAAGACATATTCAAGATACCGATGTTCAGGCCGTACTTCTTGTAACAAGAAAGTTTGGTGTTCCACTCAATCTTGAAATGGGATGTTCTCGTGAGATTGCAGAAATTGCTGTTGCGAGTTCTCCTGAGTGGATCTGTCTTGTTCCAGAAAAAAGAGAAGAGAAAACGACTGAAGGTGGACTCGATCTAAGTGATGCTAATCTTTCGAAGGTAAAAGAAACGATGGAATATTTAAAAGAGAATATTCCGGGTGTAAAGATATCATTATTTGTAGAAGCATCTGAAGAAACAATGAAGCGTTCTCTTGAACTAAAAGCTGATGCAGTTGAGATCCACACAGGTCAATATGCAAAGGCCTTCTTAGAAGGTGAAGATATTGCTGAATACCTTGAGAAGTTTAAGTCGGCTTATGATCTTGTAAAAGATTCTTCTATGCTTTTTCACGCTGGTCATGGCCTAACTCTTGAGAGTGTTGTTCCACTACTAGAGCTTAAAATTTTTAGAGAATACAATATTGGACATTGGATTATTGCTCAATCAATCTTTGAGGGAATTGATTCAGTAACAAAGAAATTCTTAGACCTATTCTCAAAGTATCCAATGTAA
- the glmM gene encoding phosphoglucosamine mutase, producing MSERKLFGTDGIRGKANIYPMTSEVATALGRAVTYYFQKKNQNNKTPLVIVGKDTRLSCYMLEQAFASGVCSQGGRVIFTGPLPTPGVAFVTKSMRADAGVMISASHNSFDDNGIKIFDADGFKLPDEVELILEDLILNPDKMPIKVGGDIGRAKRLEGVEGRYIVHVKTALDDEYDLAGMRIVVDCANGASYKVAPMVLSELGAEVFSLGVNPNGKNINLNCGSLHPDMAKSEVLKLRADLGICLDGDADRVQIIDKNGTLIDGDKLIGIFAKLMLASGELKKGDTVVGTVMSNIGLEIYLKSLGLKFHRTSVGDRYIMEYMQESNAKLGGEPSGHIIFFDYATTGDGTLGALKAVEAMKYFGKSMEELSEEIELFPQVLKNITVKDKVAFEAIAPLQDALKAAEAKLKDRGRIIIRYSGTEPLARVMVEGDNIKLVNEICNELVAIIKKEIG from the coding sequence ATGTCAGAAAGAAAATTATTTGGAACAGATGGAATTAGAGGGAAAGCAAATATATACCCAATGACTTCTGAAGTTGCAACAGCACTTGGACGTGCCGTTACTTACTATTTTCAAAAGAAAAACCAAAATAACAAAACACCACTTGTTATAGTTGGGAAAGATACAAGACTTAGTTGCTACATGCTTGAACAGGCATTTGCCTCAGGTGTTTGTTCTCAAGGTGGACGTGTTATTTTCACGGGACCGCTTCCAACTCCAGGTGTAGCTTTTGTAACTAAGAGTATGAGAGCTGATGCAGGAGTGATGATTTCTGCTTCTCATAATTCATTTGACGATAATGGAATCAAAATTTTTGATGCTGACGGATTTAAACTTCCTGATGAAGTAGAACTTATTCTTGAAGATCTTATTTTAAATCCGGATAAGATGCCAATCAAAGTTGGTGGAGATATTGGTCGTGCAAAACGTCTTGAAGGTGTTGAGGGACGTTATATCGTTCACGTGAAGACTGCACTAGATGATGAGTATGATCTTGCGGGAATGAGAATTGTTGTCGATTGCGCTAACGGCGCAAGTTACAAAGTCGCTCCAATGGTTCTTTCTGAACTTGGAGCCGAGGTATTCTCTCTTGGAGTTAATCCAAATGGAAAGAATATCAACCTCAATTGTGGAAGCTTACATCCAGATATGGCAAAGAGTGAGGTGTTAAAACTTAGAGCTGATCTTGGTATTTGTCTTGATGGTGATGCTGATAGAGTTCAGATTATTGATAAGAATGGAACTCTCATTGATGGTGATAAGCTGATTGGGATTTTCGCAAAACTTATGCTTGCCTCTGGAGAACTTAAAAAAGGTGACACAGTTGTTGGTACAGTGATGTCAAATATTGGTCTTGAAATTTACCTGAAGTCACTTGGGCTTAAATTTCATCGAACAAGCGTTGGTGATCGTTACATCATGGAATATATGCAAGAAAGTAATGCAAAACTTGGAGGAGAACCTTCAGGTCATATTATCTTCTTTGACTACGCAACGACTGGGGATGGAACTCTTGGCGCACTAAAAGCAGTTGAGGCCATGAAATATTTTGGCAAGTCGATGGAGGAGCTCTCGGAAGAAATCGAACTTTTCCCACAAGTCCTAAAAAATATTACAGTTAAAGATAAGGTTGCTTTTGAAGCAATTGCTCCTTTACAAGATGCACTCAAAGCAGCCGAAGCTAAGCTCAAGGATCGTGGAAGAATTATCATTCGTTACTCAGGAACAGAGCCTTTAGCGAGAGTTATGGTGGAAGGTGACAATATCAAGCTTGTTAATGAAATTTGTAATGAGTTAGTTGCAATTATTAAAAAAGAAATAGGATAG
- a CDS encoding YbbR-like domain-containing protein, giving the protein MIFDKRNKFLEGHILKVLSFITASFLWFYVVNSEPIQLKRSFKINIVSPVGVGVDQMSSSKVEVTLKGARAFLKEFRENDNEITIDLSKRKVNIEKPLTYSISEHDFILPFGVDIVEFAPEMIQLGFDRVIKKKIPVKSQFQTNLADELQLVDSTLAPATVMVEGPRSIMKGFGITKTRGIDLASLSGNGELDVELVEPPDFITYLEKPNFKFIYNIKPKSANLTLKKIEIKFVTSHQRFKASKTMVSLDVLAPEGRVLTAGDIKVFAEIPDGKKGKFDVRLRAELPEGIHLLNINPPVISVNVF; this is encoded by the coding sequence ATGATTTTTGATAAGAGAAATAAATTTTTAGAGGGACATATCCTCAAAGTACTAAGCTTTATAACTGCATCTTTTTTGTGGTTCTATGTTGTTAACTCAGAACCAATTCAGTTAAAGCGCTCTTTTAAGATTAATATTGTCTCTCCTGTTGGAGTTGGTGTTGATCAGATGTCATCGTCAAAGGTTGAGGTGACTCTAAAAGGCGCACGTGCCTTTTTAAAAGAATTTAGAGAAAATGATAATGAGATCACAATTGATTTATCTAAGAGAAAAGTAAATATCGAGAAGCCTTTAACTTATTCAATTTCAGAGCACGACTTTATCCTTCCTTTCGGTGTCGATATCGTTGAATTTGCCCCAGAGATGATTCAGTTAGGCTTTGATCGCGTGATTAAGAAGAAAATTCCAGTTAAAAGTCAGTTTCAAACAAATCTTGCAGATGAGCTACAGCTTGTTGACAGTACTCTTGCTCCGGCAACAGTGATGGTTGAGGGTCCTCGTAGTATAATGAAAGGTTTTGGAATCACTAAGACTCGTGGCATTGATCTCGCTTCACTTTCAGGTAACGGAGAGTTAGATGTGGAGCTAGTTGAACCACCTGATTTTATCACCTACCTTGAAAAGCCTAATTTTAAGTTCATTTACAATATAAAACCAAAGAGTGCGAATCTAACCCTTAAAAAGATAGAGATTAAGTTTGTGACATCTCATCAAAGATTCAAAGCGTCAAAAACAATGGTTTCCCTCGATGTTCTAGCCCCTGAGGGAAGAGTTCTAACAGCTGGAGATATCAAGGTTTTTGCTGAAATTCCGGATGGTAAAAAAGGGAAATTTGATGTAAGACTAAGGGCCGAGTTACCTGAGGGAATACACTTACTAAATATAAACCCGCCAGTGATATCAGTTAACGTTTTTTAA
- the cdaA gene encoding diadenylate cyclase CdaA gives MNLITVLSNQITFKDFIDISIVALMIYQVLKIVQGTRAVQILTGMVFLSILFAIGVSYNLYTLNWILDHFFDYFFIIFIILFQDQIRAALANVGTGRKMFQFFDRSPIDFDIEEIIRVCSVLSKERTGALIVLEKKNGLENYVDTGTRLDSKIHSDLIYAIFQPKSPLHDGAIIIRDNMLVAAGCFLPLSKNVDIDRHYGTRHRAALGITELSDAVVITVSEETGRISTCSEGFFTQCSSENELRKKLTQLLGNSISKEKMQVVSKL, from the coding sequence ATGAATCTCATTACGGTTCTATCTAATCAAATTACTTTCAAGGATTTCATTGATATTTCAATTGTAGCCTTGATGATTTATCAAGTTTTAAAAATCGTTCAAGGAACGAGAGCTGTTCAGATCTTAACGGGGATGGTTTTTCTCTCGATACTATTTGCCATCGGAGTAAGCTATAACCTTTATACTTTGAACTGGATTCTTGATCATTTCTTCGATTACTTCTTTATTATTTTTATTATTCTTTTCCAGGATCAAATTCGAGCAGCTCTTGCCAATGTTGGAACGGGGAGGAAGATGTTTCAATTCTTTGATCGCTCTCCAATTGATTTTGATATCGAAGAGATCATTCGTGTTTGTAGTGTTCTAAGCAAAGAACGCACTGGTGCACTTATTGTTCTCGAAAAGAAAAATGGACTTGAAAATTATGTCGATACAGGAACTCGTCTTGATTCTAAAATCCACAGTGATTTAATCTATGCTATCTTCCAACCGAAATCTCCTCTGCACGATGGTGCGATTATCATTAGAGATAATATGCTTGTTGCTGCGGGATGCTTTCTTCCGCTTTCGAAGAATGTTGACATCGATCGTCACTATGGGACACGTCACCGTGCGGCCCTTGGGATCACTGAATTATCTGATGCTGTTGTTATCACGGTAAGTGAGGAGACAGGAAGAATTAGTACTTGCAGTGAAGGTTTCTTCACTCAGTGTTCAAGTGAGAATGAGCTTAGAAAGAAATTAACACAACTTCTAGGAAACTCAATTTCTAAAGAAAAAATGCAGGTAGTGAGTAAATTATGA
- a CDS encoding SpoIID/LytB domain-containing protein, with protein MKKLLLLTLLGLLSSTLFANDEVFLQNSSSSIPPNFERGTLPIPEDTQALKNIRVLIFPHTLKNDWRHGVPDNATTFKIKSPDSVIITDNKISQKITDATITFKNKTIYATVGKKKISFNSPITFTAKRPILIERLGNETKSNSYYGKFKVGINESGLYIVNTIDMENYLLGVVPSESSASWPIESLKAQALAARSYALYHLLNTKTNKDWDVDDTARYQVYTGINHRKPSTDKAVNDTAGEVITYNGEVIVAFFHSYSGGYTDSAKNIFGSNEAPYCDISTEVFTRDHLRENLSKSSQWIVESRMVWKKSEIIKKLKERADTAQRFKNFDINGELSFNILTTNVNFDSARDFELIQGDNREEIYFRDFRAALGWSNFKGYHYYFEDETPTEVTIKGYGWGHHVGMSQWGAYMMSKYFDYKYDDIIKHYYHNIEITKI; from the coding sequence ATGAAAAAATTATTACTACTGACACTCTTAGGCCTTTTAAGTTCAACCCTATTTGCTAATGATGAAGTATTCCTACAAAACTCATCTTCAAGCATACCTCCAAATTTTGAGAGAGGAACACTTCCAATCCCAGAAGACACGCAGGCATTAAAAAATATAAGGGTATTAATCTTCCCACATACTTTGAAAAATGACTGGCGCCATGGAGTTCCAGATAATGCTACAACTTTTAAAATTAAGTCACCTGATAGTGTTATTATCACAGACAACAAGATTAGTCAGAAAATAACTGATGCAACAATAACTTTTAAAAATAAAACAATTTATGCGACTGTTGGAAAAAAGAAGATTAGCTTCAACTCACCTATTACGTTTACAGCGAAAAGACCAATTCTTATCGAACGTCTTGGTAACGAGACAAAATCGAACTCATACTATGGAAAGTTTAAAGTTGGAATTAACGAAAGTGGACTTTATATCGTTAATACGATTGATATGGAAAACTATCTCTTAGGTGTTGTTCCAAGTGAAAGTTCTGCGAGCTGGCCAATTGAATCACTAAAAGCACAGGCCCTTGCGGCCAGAAGCTATGCTCTTTACCACCTTCTTAACACGAAAACGAATAAGGACTGGGATGTCGACGACACTGCAAGATACCAAGTCTACACTGGTATTAATCATAGAAAGCCATCAACAGATAAGGCTGTAAACGATACTGCCGGTGAAGTTATCACTTATAACGGTGAAGTCATTGTCGCGTTCTTTCATTCTTATTCTGGTGGATATACAGATAGTGCAAAAAATATCTTTGGTTCAAACGAGGCTCCATATTGTGATATTTCAACAGAGGTTTTTACAAGAGATCACCTAAGAGAAAACCTATCTAAATCATCACAGTGGATTGTTGAGTCGAGAATGGTTTGGAAAAAGTCAGAGATCATCAAAAAACTAAAAGAAAGAGCAGACACAGCACAAAGATTTAAAAACTTTGATATCAACGGTGAACTTTCATTTAACATCCTAACAACGAATGTAAACTTTGATTCTGCACGTGATTTTGAACTAATCCAAGGCGACAATAGAGAAGAGATTTATTTCCGTGATTTTAGAGCAGCGCTAGGATGGTCGAATTTCAAAGGTTATCACTACTACTTTGAAGATGAAACGCCAACAGAAGTAACAATTAAAGGTTATGGCTGGGGTCACCATGTGGGAATGTCTCAATGGGGAGCTTATATGATGTCAAAGTATTTTGACTACAAGTATGATGATATCATTAAACACTATTATCATAATATTGAGATTACAAAAATTTAA
- a CDS encoding sigma 54-interacting transcriptional regulator, with translation MLASFSEFKFYQSFRIPVEEADNLRFLVQQEDDLGNLTYIEDAKLVDISVTGFGFSTKDRISVGTELSISLQFKKYHLDLSGSVVRAFTNSLDDEEIIYGVEIETEDKIKKFLEAYVMSFSNDRLKDCLIDSALKERYTKASDGFEMFSLLLSLFKDITHFGDKDGFLDSMLEEVVRILNAQRASIFLINPDTNELEAIAALGVDKSSLKFDYRLGIAGSVFTTGVALNIDTNNDKSRFNNQFDEVLDFKTKSIVCHPIHNREDKIIGVIEIINKRNQDRFTIEDEKTMKVLALVFSSVFHNYNPVSDKSQIRRFSAPYDRKFALIGKTPHVGSLRNSILKLKDIADPTLIYGERGVGKSLYATILHHEGRRGLNEIRTIDCGTKDLDTLSKELFGPNEVDCVFATTRGGTVVLHEVGKLDVQMQNKLLHILKNKGLDGGRVSFDSKIIATTSMDLGEMVEAGTFNKELHEYLSTSYVSIESLRRRADDIEHLVEYFLKSECKKQGLLLKSFSPKAMEKLTQYDWPGNIAELRKCVEKAVLYNPKAHIITEVAFENDAIPLIDVAQKQRMFGAIPYVSDFSIPLKERLALVEREMILAEIKRNNGNKSKAAKEMGISREALRKKLLISNDVLDQIEGPTDQDLDFDSDKKAA, from the coding sequence ATGCTTGCAAGTTTTTCAGAATTCAAATTTTATCAGTCGTTCAGAATACCTGTTGAAGAGGCCGATAATTTAAGGTTTCTAGTACAGCAAGAAGATGATTTAGGTAATCTAACATATATAGAAGACGCTAAACTCGTTGACATATCTGTTACAGGTTTTGGATTTTCTACAAAAGATAGAATATCAGTAGGGACTGAGTTATCGATTTCTTTACAATTTAAAAAGTATCACCTTGATCTTTCAGGATCTGTCGTTCGTGCATTTACTAATAGTCTTGATGATGAAGAGATTATTTATGGTGTCGAGATTGAGACAGAAGATAAAATTAAAAAGTTTCTTGAAGCTTACGTGATGTCATTTTCAAATGATCGCCTTAAGGACTGTTTAATCGATTCAGCTCTTAAAGAAAGATATACAAAGGCCAGCGATGGTTTTGAAATGTTCTCTCTACTTTTGTCTCTTTTTAAAGATATTACTCATTTTGGAGATAAAGATGGATTCCTCGATTCAATGCTTGAGGAAGTTGTAAGAATTCTTAATGCTCAAAGAGCAAGTATTTTCCTTATTAATCCAGATACAAATGAACTTGAAGCGATTGCAGCTCTTGGTGTTGATAAGAGTTCACTAAAATTTGATTATCGTTTGGGGATTGCCGGATCTGTTTTTACAACAGGTGTTGCTCTAAATATTGACACAAATAATGATAAGTCGCGTTTTAATAATCAATTTGACGAAGTTCTCGATTTTAAAACGAAGTCGATTGTCTGTCATCCAATTCATAATCGTGAAGATAAAATCATCGGTGTAATTGAGATTATTAATAAGAGAAATCAAGATCGATTTACGATTGAAGATGAAAAAACAATGAAGGTTTTGGCCCTTGTGTTCTCATCTGTATTTCATAACTACAATCCAGTAAGTGATAAGTCACAGATTAGAAGATTTTCTGCTCCATATGATAGAAAGTTTGCTCTAATTGGAAAAACACCTCATGTTGGTTCACTTAGAAATTCAATTTTGAAGCTTAAAGATATTGCAGACCCGACTCTTATTTATGGAGAGAGAGGTGTTGGAAAGAGTCTTTATGCGACAATTCTTCACCATGAAGGACGTCGTGGACTGAATGAGATTAGAACAATTGATTGTGGAACAAAAGATCTTGATACTTTGAGTAAAGAGCTATTTGGTCCAAATGAAGTTGACTGTGTCTTTGCTACTACTCGAGGAGGAACGGTTGTTCTTCATGAAGTTGGAAAACTTGATGTTCAAATGCAAAATAAGTTATTGCATATTTTAAAAAATAAAGGTCTTGATGGAGGCCGAGTTTCTTTTGACTCAAAAATTATCGCGACGACATCTATGGATCTTGGCGAGATGGTTGAAGCAGGAACTTTTAATAAAGAGTTACATGAGTACTTATCAACTTCTTATGTGTCAATTGAGTCACTTAGAAGAAGAGCTGATGATATTGAACATCTTGTAGAATACTTCTTAAAGAGTGAATGTAAGAAACAAGGTTTACTACTTAAGAGCTTTTCTCCAAAAGCTATGGAGAAATTAACTCAGTATGACTGGCCAGGAAATATTGCAGAGCTTAGAAAATGTGTAGAGAAAGCAGTTCTTTACAATCCAAAGGCACATATCATTACTGAAGTTGCATTTGAAAATGATGCGATTCCGCTAATTGATGTTGCTCAGAAGCAGAGAATGTTTGGCGCGATTCCATATGTTTCAGACTTTAGTATTCCTCTAAAAGAAAGATTAGCTCTTGTTGAAAGAGAGATGATTTTAGCGGAAATAAAGCGTAATAATGGAAATAAGTCAAAAGCAGCGAAAGAGATGGGGATTTCTCGAGAGGCCCTAAGAAAGAAACTTCTAATTTCAAATGATGTTCTAGACCAAATCGAAGGTCCAACAGACCAAGATTTAGATTTTGATTCAGATAAAAAAGCAGCATAA
- a CDS encoding adenosylmethionine decarboxylase codes for MIFEGSEKKAEIIIDKEKLNLLELDNSLWTKLVAKANATILSSIENEYIKAFLLSESSLFVYQDRILIITCGQTTLIDAINFFINELGKLNIKQLIFQRKNEYFSYLQPTTFFDDIKILEESFEGHAFRMGNMDDHHNFVYHLRNSYCPDADDRTFELLLYEISPKARDILMKENVTKEEIRSFLKLDEILPGFQIDDFVFKPYGYSLNAIKDQEYFTIHITPQEESSYVSFETDINLKDHIDKIIEAFEPGAYDFIEFRPENAGCGKTTPGLYELKTQAQSHLSCGYTMYFSHFYKKREGLLAPYTIL; via the coding sequence ATGATTTTTGAGGGTTCTGAAAAGAAGGCCGAGATTATTATTGATAAAGAGAAACTAAACCTTCTTGAACTTGATAATTCCCTCTGGACAAAACTTGTTGCTAAAGCAAACGCAACAATTCTTTCATCAATTGAGAATGAATACATAAAAGCATTCCTACTTTCAGAATCAAGTCTCTTTGTTTACCAAGATAGAATACTCATTATCACTTGTGGACAGACAACTCTCATTGATGCAATCAACTTCTTCATCAATGAACTTGGAAAGCTAAATATTAAGCAACTTATTTTTCAAAGAAAGAATGAATACTTCTCATATCTTCAACCTACAACATTCTTCGATGACATCAAAATTTTAGAAGAAAGTTTTGAAGGTCATGCATTTAGAATGGGAAATATGGATGATCATCATAACTTCGTCTACCATCTAAGAAACTCTTACTGCCCAGATGCAGACGATAGAACATTTGAATTACTACTTTATGAAATCTCTCCAAAAGCGAGAGATATCTTAATGAAAGAGAATGTAACAAAGGAAGAAATTAGATCATTTTTAAAACTCGATGAAATTCTTCCAGGATTTCAAATTGATGATTTTGTTTTCAAACCATATGGTTATTCATTAAACGCAATTAAAGATCAAGAGTACTTTACGATCCACATTACTCCACAGGAAGAAAGTTCTTACGTGAGTTTTGAAACTGATATCAACCTTAAAGATCATATTGATAAAATCATTGAAGCTTTTGAACCAGGAGCTTACGACTTTATCGAATTTAGACCTGAGAATGCAGGTTGTGGAAAAACAACTCCTGGTCTTTATGAATTAAAAACACAAGCACAGAGTCACCTGTCTTGTGGATACACAATGTACTTCTCTCACTTCTACAAGAAAAGAGAAGGACTATTAGCTCCATATACAATTTTATAA
- the speE gene encoding polyamine aminopropyltransferase codes for MHSNLWVEEVFEDIYGMRFKVEKVLYSQKSEFQTVDVVETKGHGKMLLNDGLVMITERDEFVYHDMITHVPLFVHPNPKKVLVIGGGDGGTAREVLRHAAVEKCVMVEIDKCVIDACIEHIPQTSEVLKGHEKLELIVGDGVKYAKETTEKFDVIIVDSTDPIGPAAPLFGPEFYNDIYSCLSENGIVVSQGESPFFNADVQKSMLEVLNGIFPKVFIYNFSNLSYPGGYWSFTFASKGLEPIKDFDASRVDASKLEFNYYNKGLHTSAFMIPSFHRKHLKGLIQNPETLF; via the coding sequence ATGCACAGTAATTTATGGGTAGAAGAAGTTTTTGAAGATATATACGGAATGAGATTTAAAGTTGAAAAAGTACTTTATTCTCAAAAGAGTGAATTTCAAACAGTAGACGTTGTTGAAACAAAGGGGCATGGTAAAATGCTTCTTAACGACGGCCTGGTAATGATCACAGAGAGAGATGAATTTGTTTATCACGACATGATCACTCACGTTCCACTATTTGTTCACCCTAACCCAAAAAAGGTACTTGTTATCGGTGGTGGAGATGGTGGTACAGCACGTGAAGTTTTAAGACACGCAGCTGTTGAAAAATGTGTCATGGTTGAAATTGATAAATGTGTAATTGATGCATGTATCGAGCATATTCCACAAACTTCTGAAGTTCTCAAAGGTCACGAAAAGCTCGAACTAATTGTTGGAGACGGAGTTAAGTACGCTAAAGAAACAACAGAAAAATTTGACGTTATTATCGTAGACTCAACAGACCCAATCGGTCCTGCGGCTCCACTATTTGGTCCAGAGTTTTATAATGATATCTATAGCTGTCTAAGTGAAAATGGAATTGTTGTTTCTCAGGGAGAATCACCATTTTTTAATGCTGATGTACAAAAGAGTATGCTTGAAGTTCTTAATGGAATCTTTCCAAAAGTTTTCATCTATAACTTCTCTAACCTATCTTATCCAGGTGGTTACTGGTCATTTACTTTTGCTTCAAAAGGTCTTGAGCCAATCAAAGATTTTGACGCTTCAAGAGTTGATGCTAGCAAGCTAGAATTTAACTACTACAATAAGGGCCTACATACGAGTGCTTTCATGATTCCATCATTTCACCGTAAGCACCTAAAAGGTCTGATCCAAAATCCAGAGACTCTTTTCTAA
- a CDS encoding EVE domain-containing protein, whose amino-acid sequence MNYWIFKSEPDTFSIDDLKSRPGQKEPWNGVRNYQARNFLRDEVKVGDLILFHHSSCKVPGIAGVAKVVKAAYPDHTAQDKTSDYYDPKATQENPIWYMVDVQFVEKFTDVITLKEIKENPKFENLILTRKGNRLSIMPISKKEFEELSKLRS is encoded by the coding sequence ATGAACTACTGGATTTTTAAGTCAGAGCCAGACACTTTTTCGATTGATGATCTAAAATCACGTCCAGGGCAAAAAGAGCCCTGGAATGGTGTTAGAAATTACCAAGCGAGAAATTTTTTGAGAGACGAGGTCAAAGTTGGTGACCTCATCCTCTTTCACCACTCAAGCTGCAAAGTGCCTGGGATAGCAGGAGTTGCAAAGGTTGTGAAAGCAGCCTACCCAGACCATACCGCACAAGACAAGACAAGCGATTATTACGATCCAAAAGCAACTCAAGAAAATCCAATTTGGTACATGGTAGATGTTCAATTTGTAGAGAAATTTACAGACGTCATTACATTAAAAGAAATTAAGGAAAATCCGAAATTCGAAAATCTCATCCTTACTCGTAAAGGAAACAGACTTTCAATTATGCCGATCTCAAAAAAAGAATTTGAAGAGCTTAGTAAATTAAGATCTTAA